From Rhinolophus sinicus isolate RSC01 linkage group LG15, ASM3656204v1, whole genome shotgun sequence, the proteins below share one genomic window:
- the PLD2 gene encoding phospholipase D2 isoform X1: MTASPESPFPSGSDLDSSQLQMEPDEVDTLKEGEDPGMQGGWPSGRGGLGLRSPGIYTLPLSFLLADRMHPFLAIYDLQPLKMHPLVFAPGVPVTAQVVGTERYTSGSKVGTCTLYSVRLTHGDFTWTTKKKFRHFQELHRDLLRHKVLMSLLPLARFAVPYPPAREAADREMPSLPRTGPEGSTRQASSKQKYLENYLNRLLTMSFYRNYHAMTEFLEVSQLSFIPDLGSKGLEGVIRKRSGGHRVPGLTCCGRDQVCYRWSKRWLVVKDSFLLYMCLETGAISFVQLFDPGFEVQVGKRSTEARYGVRIDTSHRSLILKCSSYRQARWWGQEITELAQGPGRDFLQLHRHDSYAPPRPGTLARWFVNGAGYFAAVADAILQAQEEIFITDWWLSPEIYLKRPAHSDEWRLDIMLKKKAEEGVRVSVLLFKEVELALGINSGYSKRALMLLHPNIKVMRHPDHVTLWAHHEKLLVVDQVVAFLGGLDLAYGRWDDLHYRLTDLGDSSESAAPQPPTSCSDSPATPDLSHNQLFWLGKDYSNLITKDWVQLDRPFEDFIDRETTPRMPWRDVGVVVHGPPARDLARHFIQRWNFNKTTKAKYKTPMYPYLLPKSTSTSNQLPFILPGGQCATVQVLRSVDRWSAGTLENSILNAYLHTIKESQHFLYIENQFFISCSDGRTVLNKVGDEIVDRILKAHKQGQCFRVYVLLPLLPGFEGDISTGGGNSIQAILHFTYRTLCRGEYSILHRLKAAMGTAWRDYMSICGLRTHGELGGHPVSELVYIHSKMLIADDRTVIIGSANINDRSLLGRRDSELAVLIEDTEMEPSLMDGVEYQAGRFALSLRKHCFSVVLGADARPELDLRDPVCDDFFQLWQDIAESNANIYEQIFRCLPSNATRSLRALREYVAVEPLATVSPPLARSELTQVQGHLVHFPLKFLEDESLLPSLGSKEGVMPLEVWT, encoded by the exons ATGACGGCGAGCCCAGAGAGCCCCTTCCCCTCTGGGAGCGACCTGGACTCCAGCCAGTTACAGATGGAACCCGATGAGGTGGACACTCTGAAGGAGGGAGAGGACCCAGGTATGCAGGGAGGATGGCCCTCAGGGAGAGGAGGACTTGGGCTGAGATCTCCTGGCATCTACACTCTTCCACTTTCTTTCCTCCTAGCTGACCGGATGCACCCCTTTCTGGCCATCTATGACCTTCAGCCTCTGAAAATGCACCCCTTGGTGTTTGCCCCTGGGGTTCCTGTCACAGCCCAGGTGGTGGGCACTGAAAGATATACCAGTGGATCCAAG GTGGGAACCTGCACTCTGTATTCTGTCCGCTTGACTCATGGTGACTTTACCTGGACAACCAAGAAGAAGTTCCGTCATTTCCAGGAGCTGCATCGGGACCTACTGAGACACAAAGTCTTGATGAGTCTGCTCCCTCTAGCTCG CTTTGCTGTCCCCTATCCTCCAGCCCGAGAGGCAGCCGACAGAGAGATGCCCTCTCTACCCCGAACAGGTCCTGAGGGCTCCACCAGACAGGCATCCAGCAAACAG AAATACCTGGAGAATTACCTCAACCGCCTCCTGACCATGTCTTTCTACCGCAACTACCACGCCATG ACAGAGTTCCTAGAAGTCAGTCAGCTGTCCTTTATCCCAGACCTTGGATCCAAAGGACT GGAAGGGGTGATCCGGAAGCGTTCAGGTGGCCACCGCGTTCCTGGCCTTACCTGCTGTGGCCGAGACCAAGTTTGTTATCGCTGGTCCAAGAG GTGGCTAGTGGTGAAGGACTCCTTCCTGCTGTACATGTGCCTCGAGACTGGTGCCATTTCATTTGTTCAGCTCTTTGACCCTGGCTTCGAGGTGCAGGTGGGGAAAAGGAGCACGGAGGCACGATACGGGGTCCGAATTGACACCTCCCATAG ATCCCTGATTCTCAAGTGCAGCAGCTACCGGCAGGCGCGGTGGTGGGGCCAGGAAATCACTGAGCTGGCCCAGGGCCCGGGCAGAGACTTCCTGCAGCTGCACCGGCATGACAGCTACGCTCCGCCCCGGCCTGGTACTTTGGCCCGGTG GTTTGTGAATGGGGCAGGTTACTTTGCTGCTGTGGCGGATGCCATCCTGCAAGCTCAAGAGGAGATTTTCATCACAGACTGGTG GTTGAGTCCTGAGATTTACCTGAAACGTCCGGCCCATTCAGACGAGTGGAGACTGGACATTATGCTCAAGAAGAAGGCG GAGGAGGGTGTCCGTGTGTCTGTACTGCTGTTTAAGGAAGTGGAGTTGGCCTTGGGCATCAACAGTGGCTATAGCAAGAGGGCTCTGATGCTGCTGCACCCCAACATAAAG GTGATGCGCCACCCAGATCACGTGACACTGTGGGCCCATCATGAGAAGCTGCTGGTGGTGGACCAAGTAGTGGCCTTCTTGGGGGGGTTGGACCTCGCCTATGGCCGCTGGGATGACCTGCACTACCGACTGACTGACCTTGGAGACTCCTCCGAATCAGCTGCCCCACAG CCTCCCACCTCGTGCTCAGACTCTCCAGCCACCCCAGACTTGTCTCACAACCAACTCTTCTGGCTGGGCAAAGACTACAGCAATCTTATCACTAAGGACTGGGTGCAACTGGACCGGCCTTTTGAGG ATTTCATCGACAGGGAGACCACACCTCGGATGCCATGGCGGGATGTGGGGGTGGTTGTCCACGGCCCACCCGCCCGGGACCTGGCCCGGCATTTCATCCAGCGCTGGAACTTCAACAAG ACTACCAAGGCCAAGTACAAGACACCCATGTACCCCTACCTGCTACCCAAGTCCACCAGCACCTCAAACCAGCTCCCCTTCATACTCCCAGGGGGGCAGTGTGCCACTGTGCAG GTCTTGCGGTCAGTGGACCGCTGGTCAGCGGGGACTTTGGAGAACTCCATCCTCAATGCCTACCTGCACACCATCAAGGAGAGCCAGCATTTCCTGTACATTGAG AATCAGTTCTTCATTAGCTGCTCAGATGGACGGACGGTTCTGAACAAGGTGGGCGATGAGATTGTGGACAGAATCCTGAAGGCCCACAA GCAGGGTCAGTGCTTCCGAGTCTATGTGCTTCTGCCCCTGCTCCCTGGTTTTGAAGGTGACATCTCCACAGGTGGCGGTAACTCCATCCAGGCCATTCTGCACTTCACTTACAG gACCCTGTGTCGTGGGGAATATTCAATCCTGCATCGCCTCAAAGCAGCCA TGGGGACAGCGTGGCGGGACTATATGTCCATCTGTGGGCTCCGCACCCATGGAGAGCTGGGCGGGCACCCGGTCTCAGAGCTTGTCTACATCCACAGCAAGATGCTCATTGCAGATGACCGGACAGTCATCATTG GCTCTGCGAACATCAATGACCGGAGCCTGCTGGGGAGGCGGGACAGTGAGCTGGCTGTGCTGATTGAGGACACAGAGATGGAACCATCTCTCATGGATGGTGTGGAATATCAGGCGGGCCGGTTTGCCTTGAGTTTGCGGAAGCACTGCTTCAG CGTGGTTCTTGGGGCAGATGCCCGGCCAGAACTGGATCTCCGAGATCCTGTCTGTGATGACTTCTTCCAGTTGTGGCAAGACATAGCTGAGAGCAATGCTAACATCTATGAGCAG ATCTTCCGCTGCTTGCCGTCCAACGCCACACGTTCTCTGAGAGCACTCCGGGAGTATGTGGCAGTGGAGCCCCTAGCCACGGTCAGCCCTCCTTTGGCCCGGTCTGAGCTCACCCAGGTCCAGGGCCACCTGGTCCACTTCCCCCTGAAGTTCCTGGAGGATGAGTCTTTGCTGCCCTCTTTGGGTAGCAAGGAGGGCGTGATGCCCCTAGAAGTATGGACATAG
- the PLD2 gene encoding phospholipase D2 isoform X2, translating to MTASPESPFPSGSDLDSSQLQMEPDEVDTLKEGEDPADRMHPFLAIYDLQPLKMHPLVFAPGVPVTAQVVGTERYTSGSKVGTCTLYSVRLTHGDFTWTTKKKFRHFQELHRDLLRHKVLMSLLPLARFAVPYPPAREAADREMPSLPRTGPEGSTRQASSKQKYLENYLNRLLTMSFYRNYHAMTEFLEVSQLSFIPDLGSKGLEGVIRKRSGGHRVPGLTCCGRDQVCYRWSKRWLVVKDSFLLYMCLETGAISFVQLFDPGFEVQVGKRSTEARYGVRIDTSHRSLILKCSSYRQARWWGQEITELAQGPGRDFLQLHRHDSYAPPRPGTLARWFVNGAGYFAAVADAILQAQEEIFITDWWLSPEIYLKRPAHSDEWRLDIMLKKKAEEGVRVSVLLFKEVELALGINSGYSKRALMLLHPNIKVMRHPDHVTLWAHHEKLLVVDQVVAFLGGLDLAYGRWDDLHYRLTDLGDSSESAAPQPPTSCSDSPATPDLSHNQLFWLGKDYSNLITKDWVQLDRPFEDFIDRETTPRMPWRDVGVVVHGPPARDLARHFIQRWNFNKTTKAKYKTPMYPYLLPKSTSTSNQLPFILPGGQCATVQVLRSVDRWSAGTLENSILNAYLHTIKESQHFLYIENQFFISCSDGRTVLNKVGDEIVDRILKAHKQGQCFRVYVLLPLLPGFEGDISTGGGNSIQAILHFTYRTLCRGEYSILHRLKAAMGTAWRDYMSICGLRTHGELGGHPVSELVYIHSKMLIADDRTVIIGSANINDRSLLGRRDSELAVLIEDTEMEPSLMDGVEYQAGRFALSLRKHCFSVVLGADARPELDLRDPVCDDFFQLWQDIAESNANIYEQIFRCLPSNATRSLRALREYVAVEPLATVSPPLARSELTQVQGHLVHFPLKFLEDESLLPSLGSKEGVMPLEVWT from the exons ATGACGGCGAGCCCAGAGAGCCCCTTCCCCTCTGGGAGCGACCTGGACTCCAGCCAGTTACAGATGGAACCCGATGAGGTGGACACTCTGAAGGAGGGAGAGGACCCAG CTGACCGGATGCACCCCTTTCTGGCCATCTATGACCTTCAGCCTCTGAAAATGCACCCCTTGGTGTTTGCCCCTGGGGTTCCTGTCACAGCCCAGGTGGTGGGCACTGAAAGATATACCAGTGGATCCAAG GTGGGAACCTGCACTCTGTATTCTGTCCGCTTGACTCATGGTGACTTTACCTGGACAACCAAGAAGAAGTTCCGTCATTTCCAGGAGCTGCATCGGGACCTACTGAGACACAAAGTCTTGATGAGTCTGCTCCCTCTAGCTCG CTTTGCTGTCCCCTATCCTCCAGCCCGAGAGGCAGCCGACAGAGAGATGCCCTCTCTACCCCGAACAGGTCCTGAGGGCTCCACCAGACAGGCATCCAGCAAACAG AAATACCTGGAGAATTACCTCAACCGCCTCCTGACCATGTCTTTCTACCGCAACTACCACGCCATG ACAGAGTTCCTAGAAGTCAGTCAGCTGTCCTTTATCCCAGACCTTGGATCCAAAGGACT GGAAGGGGTGATCCGGAAGCGTTCAGGTGGCCACCGCGTTCCTGGCCTTACCTGCTGTGGCCGAGACCAAGTTTGTTATCGCTGGTCCAAGAG GTGGCTAGTGGTGAAGGACTCCTTCCTGCTGTACATGTGCCTCGAGACTGGTGCCATTTCATTTGTTCAGCTCTTTGACCCTGGCTTCGAGGTGCAGGTGGGGAAAAGGAGCACGGAGGCACGATACGGGGTCCGAATTGACACCTCCCATAG ATCCCTGATTCTCAAGTGCAGCAGCTACCGGCAGGCGCGGTGGTGGGGCCAGGAAATCACTGAGCTGGCCCAGGGCCCGGGCAGAGACTTCCTGCAGCTGCACCGGCATGACAGCTACGCTCCGCCCCGGCCTGGTACTTTGGCCCGGTG GTTTGTGAATGGGGCAGGTTACTTTGCTGCTGTGGCGGATGCCATCCTGCAAGCTCAAGAGGAGATTTTCATCACAGACTGGTG GTTGAGTCCTGAGATTTACCTGAAACGTCCGGCCCATTCAGACGAGTGGAGACTGGACATTATGCTCAAGAAGAAGGCG GAGGAGGGTGTCCGTGTGTCTGTACTGCTGTTTAAGGAAGTGGAGTTGGCCTTGGGCATCAACAGTGGCTATAGCAAGAGGGCTCTGATGCTGCTGCACCCCAACATAAAG GTGATGCGCCACCCAGATCACGTGACACTGTGGGCCCATCATGAGAAGCTGCTGGTGGTGGACCAAGTAGTGGCCTTCTTGGGGGGGTTGGACCTCGCCTATGGCCGCTGGGATGACCTGCACTACCGACTGACTGACCTTGGAGACTCCTCCGAATCAGCTGCCCCACAG CCTCCCACCTCGTGCTCAGACTCTCCAGCCACCCCAGACTTGTCTCACAACCAACTCTTCTGGCTGGGCAAAGACTACAGCAATCTTATCACTAAGGACTGGGTGCAACTGGACCGGCCTTTTGAGG ATTTCATCGACAGGGAGACCACACCTCGGATGCCATGGCGGGATGTGGGGGTGGTTGTCCACGGCCCACCCGCCCGGGACCTGGCCCGGCATTTCATCCAGCGCTGGAACTTCAACAAG ACTACCAAGGCCAAGTACAAGACACCCATGTACCCCTACCTGCTACCCAAGTCCACCAGCACCTCAAACCAGCTCCCCTTCATACTCCCAGGGGGGCAGTGTGCCACTGTGCAG GTCTTGCGGTCAGTGGACCGCTGGTCAGCGGGGACTTTGGAGAACTCCATCCTCAATGCCTACCTGCACACCATCAAGGAGAGCCAGCATTTCCTGTACATTGAG AATCAGTTCTTCATTAGCTGCTCAGATGGACGGACGGTTCTGAACAAGGTGGGCGATGAGATTGTGGACAGAATCCTGAAGGCCCACAA GCAGGGTCAGTGCTTCCGAGTCTATGTGCTTCTGCCCCTGCTCCCTGGTTTTGAAGGTGACATCTCCACAGGTGGCGGTAACTCCATCCAGGCCATTCTGCACTTCACTTACAG gACCCTGTGTCGTGGGGAATATTCAATCCTGCATCGCCTCAAAGCAGCCA TGGGGACAGCGTGGCGGGACTATATGTCCATCTGTGGGCTCCGCACCCATGGAGAGCTGGGCGGGCACCCGGTCTCAGAGCTTGTCTACATCCACAGCAAGATGCTCATTGCAGATGACCGGACAGTCATCATTG GCTCTGCGAACATCAATGACCGGAGCCTGCTGGGGAGGCGGGACAGTGAGCTGGCTGTGCTGATTGAGGACACAGAGATGGAACCATCTCTCATGGATGGTGTGGAATATCAGGCGGGCCGGTTTGCCTTGAGTTTGCGGAAGCACTGCTTCAG CGTGGTTCTTGGGGCAGATGCCCGGCCAGAACTGGATCTCCGAGATCCTGTCTGTGATGACTTCTTCCAGTTGTGGCAAGACATAGCTGAGAGCAATGCTAACATCTATGAGCAG ATCTTCCGCTGCTTGCCGTCCAACGCCACACGTTCTCTGAGAGCACTCCGGGAGTATGTGGCAGTGGAGCCCCTAGCCACGGTCAGCCCTCCTTTGGCCCGGTCTGAGCTCACCCAGGTCCAGGGCCACCTGGTCCACTTCCCCCTGAAGTTCCTGGAGGATGAGTCTTTGCTGCCCTCTTTGGGTAGCAAGGAGGGCGTGATGCCCCTAGAAGTATGGACATAG
- the PLD2 gene encoding phospholipase D2 isoform X3 encodes MSFYRNYHAMTEFLEVSQLSFIPDLGSKGLEGVIRKRSGGHRVPGLTCCGRDQVCYRWSKRWLVVKDSFLLYMCLETGAISFVQLFDPGFEVQVGKRSTEARYGVRIDTSHRSLILKCSSYRQARWWGQEITELAQGPGRDFLQLHRHDSYAPPRPGTLARWFVNGAGYFAAVADAILQAQEEIFITDWWLSPEIYLKRPAHSDEWRLDIMLKKKAEEGVRVSVLLFKEVELALGINSGYSKRALMLLHPNIKVMRHPDHVTLWAHHEKLLVVDQVVAFLGGLDLAYGRWDDLHYRLTDLGDSSESAAPQPPTSCSDSPATPDLSHNQLFWLGKDYSNLITKDWVQLDRPFEDFIDRETTPRMPWRDVGVVVHGPPARDLARHFIQRWNFNKTTKAKYKTPMYPYLLPKSTSTSNQLPFILPGGQCATVQVLRSVDRWSAGTLENSILNAYLHTIKESQHFLYIENQFFISCSDGRTVLNKVGDEIVDRILKAHKQGQCFRVYVLLPLLPGFEGDISTGGGNSIQAILHFTYRTLCRGEYSILHRLKAAMGTAWRDYMSICGLRTHGELGGHPVSELVYIHSKMLIADDRTVIIGSANINDRSLLGRRDSELAVLIEDTEMEPSLMDGVEYQAGRFALSLRKHCFSVVLGADARPELDLRDPVCDDFFQLWQDIAESNANIYEQIFRCLPSNATRSLRALREYVAVEPLATVSPPLARSELTQVQGHLVHFPLKFLEDESLLPSLGSKEGVMPLEVWT; translated from the exons ATGTCTTTCTACCGCAACTACCACGCCATG ACAGAGTTCCTAGAAGTCAGTCAGCTGTCCTTTATCCCAGACCTTGGATCCAAAGGACT GGAAGGGGTGATCCGGAAGCGTTCAGGTGGCCACCGCGTTCCTGGCCTTACCTGCTGTGGCCGAGACCAAGTTTGTTATCGCTGGTCCAAGAG GTGGCTAGTGGTGAAGGACTCCTTCCTGCTGTACATGTGCCTCGAGACTGGTGCCATTTCATTTGTTCAGCTCTTTGACCCTGGCTTCGAGGTGCAGGTGGGGAAAAGGAGCACGGAGGCACGATACGGGGTCCGAATTGACACCTCCCATAG ATCCCTGATTCTCAAGTGCAGCAGCTACCGGCAGGCGCGGTGGTGGGGCCAGGAAATCACTGAGCTGGCCCAGGGCCCGGGCAGAGACTTCCTGCAGCTGCACCGGCATGACAGCTACGCTCCGCCCCGGCCTGGTACTTTGGCCCGGTG GTTTGTGAATGGGGCAGGTTACTTTGCTGCTGTGGCGGATGCCATCCTGCAAGCTCAAGAGGAGATTTTCATCACAGACTGGTG GTTGAGTCCTGAGATTTACCTGAAACGTCCGGCCCATTCAGACGAGTGGAGACTGGACATTATGCTCAAGAAGAAGGCG GAGGAGGGTGTCCGTGTGTCTGTACTGCTGTTTAAGGAAGTGGAGTTGGCCTTGGGCATCAACAGTGGCTATAGCAAGAGGGCTCTGATGCTGCTGCACCCCAACATAAAG GTGATGCGCCACCCAGATCACGTGACACTGTGGGCCCATCATGAGAAGCTGCTGGTGGTGGACCAAGTAGTGGCCTTCTTGGGGGGGTTGGACCTCGCCTATGGCCGCTGGGATGACCTGCACTACCGACTGACTGACCTTGGAGACTCCTCCGAATCAGCTGCCCCACAG CCTCCCACCTCGTGCTCAGACTCTCCAGCCACCCCAGACTTGTCTCACAACCAACTCTTCTGGCTGGGCAAAGACTACAGCAATCTTATCACTAAGGACTGGGTGCAACTGGACCGGCCTTTTGAGG ATTTCATCGACAGGGAGACCACACCTCGGATGCCATGGCGGGATGTGGGGGTGGTTGTCCACGGCCCACCCGCCCGGGACCTGGCCCGGCATTTCATCCAGCGCTGGAACTTCAACAAG ACTACCAAGGCCAAGTACAAGACACCCATGTACCCCTACCTGCTACCCAAGTCCACCAGCACCTCAAACCAGCTCCCCTTCATACTCCCAGGGGGGCAGTGTGCCACTGTGCAG GTCTTGCGGTCAGTGGACCGCTGGTCAGCGGGGACTTTGGAGAACTCCATCCTCAATGCCTACCTGCACACCATCAAGGAGAGCCAGCATTTCCTGTACATTGAG AATCAGTTCTTCATTAGCTGCTCAGATGGACGGACGGTTCTGAACAAGGTGGGCGATGAGATTGTGGACAGAATCCTGAAGGCCCACAA GCAGGGTCAGTGCTTCCGAGTCTATGTGCTTCTGCCCCTGCTCCCTGGTTTTGAAGGTGACATCTCCACAGGTGGCGGTAACTCCATCCAGGCCATTCTGCACTTCACTTACAG gACCCTGTGTCGTGGGGAATATTCAATCCTGCATCGCCTCAAAGCAGCCA TGGGGACAGCGTGGCGGGACTATATGTCCATCTGTGGGCTCCGCACCCATGGAGAGCTGGGCGGGCACCCGGTCTCAGAGCTTGTCTACATCCACAGCAAGATGCTCATTGCAGATGACCGGACAGTCATCATTG GCTCTGCGAACATCAATGACCGGAGCCTGCTGGGGAGGCGGGACAGTGAGCTGGCTGTGCTGATTGAGGACACAGAGATGGAACCATCTCTCATGGATGGTGTGGAATATCAGGCGGGCCGGTTTGCCTTGAGTTTGCGGAAGCACTGCTTCAG CGTGGTTCTTGGGGCAGATGCCCGGCCAGAACTGGATCTCCGAGATCCTGTCTGTGATGACTTCTTCCAGTTGTGGCAAGACATAGCTGAGAGCAATGCTAACATCTATGAGCAG ATCTTCCGCTGCTTGCCGTCCAACGCCACACGTTCTCTGAGAGCACTCCGGGAGTATGTGGCAGTGGAGCCCCTAGCCACGGTCAGCCCTCCTTTGGCCCGGTCTGAGCTCACCCAGGTCCAGGGCCACCTGGTCCACTTCCCCCTGAAGTTCCTGGAGGATGAGTCTTTGCTGCCCTCTTTGGGTAGCAAGGAGGGCGTGATGCCCCTAGAAGTATGGACATAG